In Dermacentor variabilis isolate Ectoservices chromosome 11, ASM5094787v1, whole genome shotgun sequence, one genomic interval encodes:
- the LOC142564438 gene encoding uncharacterized protein LOC142564438 has protein sequence MDTAVFRSVQVMMLTSRIAGCPFVDDLRKTKARERFSMPSPIRGLLRLVYFLVCASLFSCLLSTYVIIRLWFSRPTDQITIVTQAGNYLVVYGQAMISFLNMVLRRDLLADIVLSAVKLEPNLFLDTRNASRRLWKVSLLCLLFTLADAVKLFAGHSGHIAVASLLLEGQSEHLFMLAYIASCFLLSVWYNMVFWQIVCFSSLFREYFATLARRLEGSLKRDSAHVDDGRCLAAEYARVNLVELQRLLRKVDAFVGPQALCYYAGSVFFLCGMLYRIAVSSNTLIQKVSRWSYTAAMVAGLVLSTAAVGSMSSQVSRIQSIIQASKFQKLSDAATHRLHILLLALEELRGCLTGCGMFVINLPLIVAIAGAVITYTVVLVQTNESIMGNKCLKY, from the exons ATGGACACCGCAGTTTTTCGCAGCGTCCAGGTCATGATGCTCACCAGCAGAATCGCCGGTTGCCCTTTCGTCGACGACCTGCGCAAAACAAAAGCTCGCGAGAGGTTCTCCATGCCTTCACCAATCCGAGGATTGCTTCGCCTTGTTTACTTCCTCGTTTGCGCGAGTCTTTTCTCCTGCCTTCTGTCGACTTACGTCATCATCCGGCTCTGGTTTAGTAGGCCGACCGACCAGATCACCATAGTAACTCAAGCGGGCAACTACCTAGTCGTCTATGGTCAGGCCATGATCAGCTTCCTCAACATGGTCCTCAGGCGAGACCTGCTAGCAGACATCGTTCTCTCGGCAGTAAAGCTCGAACCGAACCTCTTCTTGGACACGAGAAACGCTAGCCGCCGTCTTTGGAAGGTGTCGCTCCTCTGCCTCCTTTTCACGCTGGCGGACGCAGTCAAGCTGTTCGCGGGCCACAGCGGTCACATTGCAGTGGCGTCCCTCCTGTTAGAAGGCCAAAGCGAGCACCTGTTCATGTTGGCCTACATCGCGAGTTGCTTCCTCCTCTCCGTCTGGTACAACATGGTCTTCTGGCAGATCGTCTGCTTCTCCAGCCTGTTTCGCGAGTACTTCGCCACGCTGGCACGTCGCCTAGAAGGCAGCTTGAAGCGTGACTCCGCGCACGTCGACGACGGAAGGTGCCTGGCCGCCGAGTACGCGCGCGTGAACCTGGTCGAGCTGCAAAGGCTCTTACGCAAAGTTGACGCATTCGTCGGACCGCAGGCGCTGTGCTACTACGCAGGCAGCGTTTTCTTCCTCTGCGGGATGCTGTACAGGATCGCCGTCTCGAGTAATACGCTGATCCAGAAGGTGTCGCGCTGGAGCTACACGGCAGCCATGGTGGCGGGCCTCGTTCTCTCTACTGCTGCGGTCGGCAGCATGAGCAGCCAG GTGTCAAGAATTCAGAGTATCATTCAAGCTTCGAAGTTTCAGAAACTTTCGGATGCAGCCACACACAGG CTGCACATATTGCTATTAGCTTTGGAGGAGCTACGAGGCTGCCTGACCGGCTGTGGAATGTTTGTCATCAACCTCCCACTGATTGTTGCC